In Neisseria brasiliensis, the following proteins share a genomic window:
- the glgX gene encoding glycogen debranching protein GlgX, translating to MNAEAWHIEAGRPYPLGVSLRENGANFAVFSYYAQSVELCLFDGEKETRLELPCRSGTVFYGFVPNIKAGQRYGFRVYGQGYGAHCAFFNPQKLLIDPYSKQIDGVPQYRNEKEMAWFHHTDGRDNAAIAPKSVVVPPSDFDWGDDRHPDIAWGDTVIYEAHVKGFTKKFPDLANAGTYQALADKRVIAYLKKLGITTIELLPIHQHLDEYHLQKMGLSNYWGYNTYSHFAVEPDYAANPDNAADEFRQAAKALHAAGIEVILDVVYNHTAEQDIEGPTLCQRGMDNSLWYWQDAQYEYENWSGCGNTLKVVNRDISRWVMDSLRYWVEEFHVDGFRFDLGTILGREPAFKTYGRFFNMLFQDPLLAGRKMIAEAWDIGEDGYHVGKFPQPFAEWNGLFRDDMRAFWSWENGNLGAFAERLSGSADMFDHSGRLPSASINFITAHDGFTLQDLVSYNEKHNESNGELNRDGHNENFSYNHGVEGESDDPCVLQSREYTVKALLASLFLSAGTPMLLSGDEFSNSQQGNNNGYCQDNAITWLDWLSETHVLQDYVHDLIEIRKKIKSLNADKWWDKTHVTWLNSDGLEMTDKCWNDHSVKAMQVLLDDEWLLLVNGKRSTQLFNLPQGSWKVSCVPSEKFNYEPMAQQCEVSHMGIWVLRKASKA from the coding sequence ATGAATGCCGAAGCATGGCATATTGAAGCAGGCCGCCCGTATCCTTTGGGCGTGTCTTTGCGGGAAAACGGGGCGAATTTTGCTGTATTTTCGTATTACGCACAATCGGTTGAATTGTGTTTGTTTGACGGGGAAAAAGAAACGCGCTTAGAACTGCCTTGTCGCTCAGGCACGGTGTTTTACGGCTTTGTGCCCAATATTAAAGCAGGGCAGCGCTATGGTTTTCGTGTGTATGGGCAGGGCTATGGTGCGCATTGTGCTTTTTTCAATCCGCAAAAGCTGCTGATTGACCCTTATTCAAAGCAGATTGACGGCGTGCCGCAATACCGCAACGAAAAAGAAATGGCGTGGTTTCATCATACAGACGGCCGTGATAATGCGGCCATTGCGCCCAAAAGCGTGGTGGTGCCGCCTTCTGATTTTGATTGGGGCGATGACCGCCATCCCGATATTGCTTGGGGCGATACGGTGATTTATGAAGCGCATGTCAAAGGTTTTACCAAGAAATTTCCTGATTTGGCGAATGCGGGTACTTATCAAGCATTGGCCGATAAGCGCGTGATTGCTTATTTGAAAAAATTGGGCATCACCACGATTGAGTTGCTTCCTATACATCAGCATTTGGATGAATACCATTTGCAGAAAATGGGTTTGTCGAATTATTGGGGCTACAACACTTATTCGCATTTTGCGGTAGAACCCGATTACGCGGCTAATCCCGACAATGCCGCCGACGAATTCAGGCAGGCAGCCAAAGCTTTGCATGCGGCCGGTATCGAAGTGATTTTGGATGTTGTCTACAATCACACTGCCGAACAAGACATTGAAGGGCCGACCTTATGTCAACGCGGCATGGATAATTCGCTGTGGTATTGGCAAGACGCGCAGTATGAATATGAAAACTGGTCGGGCTGCGGCAACACACTTAAAGTGGTGAACCGTGACATCAGCCGCTGGGTGATGGATAGCCTGCGCTATTGGGTGGAAGAGTTTCACGTTGACGGCTTCCGCTTTGATTTGGGCACGATTCTCGGCCGCGAACCGGCATTTAAAACTTATGGCCGCTTCTTCAATATGCTGTTTCAAGATCCGCTGTTGGCTGGTCGTAAAATGATTGCCGAAGCGTGGGATATTGGTGAAGACGGCTACCATGTGGGCAAATTCCCACAGCCTTTTGCCGAATGGAATGGCTTGTTCCGCGATGATATGCGCGCTTTTTGGAGCTGGGAAAACGGCAATCTTGGTGCATTTGCTGAGCGTTTGTCGGGTTCTGCCGATATGTTCGACCACAGTGGGCGATTGCCATCGGCCAGCATCAATTTCATCACCGCACACGATGGTTTTACCTTGCAGGATTTGGTGAGCTACAACGAAAAACACAACGAGTCTAACGGCGAGCTAAACCGCGACGGCCACAATGAAAACTTCAGCTACAACCACGGCGTAGAAGGTGAGAGCGATGATCCGTGTGTATTGCAGTCGCGCGAATACACTGTCAAAGCTTTGCTGGCCTCATTATTTTTATCTGCCGGCACGCCGATGTTGCTTTCTGGCGATGAATTCAGCAATAGCCAGCAGGGCAACAACAATGGCTACTGCCAAGATAATGCCATCACATGGCTGGATTGGCTGTCTGAAACGCATGTACTGCAGGATTATGTGCATGATTTGATTGAAATTCGCAAGAAAATCAAATCATTAAATGCAGATAAATGGTGGGATAAAACACACGTCACTTGGCTCAATTCAGACGGCCTTGAAATGACGGATAAATGCTGGAATGACCACAGCGTAAAAGCCATGCAGGTTTTGCTGGATGACGAATGGTTGTTATTGGTGAATGGCAAGCGTAGTACGCAGTTATTTAACCTACCTCAAGGAAGTTGGAAAGTTTCTTGCGTACCATCTGAGAAATTTAATTACGAACCGATGGCTCAGCAATGCGAAGTGTCGCACATGGGTATATGGGTTTTACGCAAAGCGAGTAAAGCATAG
- a CDS encoding glycogen/starch/alpha-glucan phosphorylase — MAQKLPISGYDYVMPKPDAETIRKSIVYKLIFILGVDPKDADEHQWLNAAMLAARDLIAEDFLKTRRAHIENSKRMVYYLSMEFLLGRSFVNALINEGVYAEFEEAFKQLGKEFADVCEQEQDPGLGNGGLGRLAACFLDSLATLRIPAMGYGIRYQYGMFKQEIVDGQQVEKPDLWLDQDLAWQFARPNKQYAVSFGGQVLNMGDKKEWHPSEEISAWAYDEIIPGYGGDVANPLRLWTAHAGNLFDLADFNRGDYASAVRAQNSDENISRVLYPNDSTESGRELRLKQEYFLVSASVQDIIARHKCRFPNIRTLADEVAIHLNDTHPVLAIPELMRILIDEEGLSWTEAWNISCKVFSYTNHTLMSEALETWSVDLMGRLLPRHLDIIFEINAYFLNALRAIGNFDDEFVSRVSIIDETHGRCVRMGWLAVIGSHKVNGVAKIHSDLMVNTIFADFAKIFPERFTNVTNGVTPRRWINIANPALTSFLDKHLGEQDWRLHLDNLVKLNDKADDAQVQAEFAEVKKAAKVRLADYIEKELGIKVNSDALFDIQIKRIHEYKRQALNVMHIVDRYNKILENPDADWQPRVFIFAGKAASAYYMAKKIIRLINDVAKIINNDSRIRDLIKVVYIPNYSVSLAQIIIPAADLHEQISLAGTEASGTSNMKFALNGAICMGTLDGANVEILDKVGAEHCYIFGNTVEQVEEIRRNDYDPLSYIEQDHDLRRVVNQISHGTFSPEEPTRYNDVLQPNGDHYQLMADFRSYIDTQAKADAHFKDKAAWNRSALINIANMGFFSSDRSIADYCRDIWYIKPLTEEELPHRA, encoded by the coding sequence ATGGCTCAGAAACTTCCTATCTCAGGCTACGATTATGTTATGCCGAAACCGGATGCTGAAACCATCCGCAAATCGATTGTTTACAAACTGATTTTTATTTTGGGTGTTGACCCGAAAGATGCTGATGAGCATCAATGGCTGAATGCCGCCATGCTGGCTGCACGCGATTTAATTGCCGAGGATTTCCTCAAAACCCGCCGCGCCCACATCGAAAACAGCAAACGCATGGTTTACTATCTTTCTATGGAATTCTTGTTGGGCCGCTCGTTTGTCAATGCGTTGATTAACGAGGGCGTGTACGCTGAATTTGAAGAAGCGTTCAAGCAATTGGGCAAAGAATTTGCCGATGTATGCGAACAAGAGCAAGATCCGGGCTTGGGTAACGGTGGTTTGGGTCGCTTGGCTGCGTGTTTCTTGGATTCATTGGCAACCTTGCGCATTCCGGCCATGGGCTACGGCATTCGCTATCAATACGGTATGTTCAAACAAGAAATCGTGGACGGCCAGCAGGTTGAAAAACCCGATTTGTGGCTGGATCAGGATTTGGCATGGCAGTTTGCCCGTCCAAACAAACAATATGCGGTCAGCTTCGGTGGCCAAGTGTTGAACATGGGCGACAAAAAAGAATGGCATCCGAGCGAAGAAATTTCGGCTTGGGCTTATGATGAAATTATTCCTGGCTACGGCGGCGACGTGGCCAACCCATTGCGCTTGTGGACAGCACATGCCGGCAATCTGTTTGATTTGGCCGACTTTAACCGCGGTGATTACGCATCTGCCGTGCGCGCGCAAAACAGCGATGAAAACATTTCCCGCGTGTTGTATCCGAACGACTCAACCGAAAGCGGCCGCGAATTGCGCTTGAAACAAGAATATTTCTTGGTTTCAGCTTCCGTGCAAGACATCATCGCACGCCACAAATGCCGTTTCCCGAATATCCGCACCTTGGCCGATGAAGTAGCGATTCACTTGAACGATACCCATCCGGTATTGGCGATTCCTGAATTGATGCGCATTTTGATCGATGAAGAGGGCTTATCGTGGACTGAAGCATGGAATATTTCCTGCAAAGTGTTCTCTTACACCAACCACACTTTGATGAGCGAAGCCTTGGAAACGTGGTCGGTTGATTTGATGGGTCGCTTGTTGCCGCGCCATTTGGACATTATCTTTGAAATCAATGCTTACTTCCTGAATGCCTTGCGTGCCATTGGTAATTTTGATGATGAATTTGTCAGCCGTGTGTCGATTATTGACGAAACCCATGGCCGCTGTGTGCGCATGGGCTGGTTGGCAGTGATTGGTTCGCACAAAGTCAACGGTGTGGCCAAAATCCACTCTGATTTGATGGTTAACACCATTTTTGCCGACTTTGCCAAAATCTTCCCAGAGCGCTTCACCAATGTGACCAACGGTGTGACCCCGCGCCGCTGGATTAATATTGCCAATCCGGCATTGACTTCATTCTTGGACAAACATTTGGGTGAACAAGATTGGCGTTTGCACTTAGATAATTTGGTCAAACTGAACGACAAAGCCGATGATGCGCAAGTTCAGGCCGAGTTTGCCGAAGTGAAAAAAGCCGCCAAAGTACGCTTGGCCGACTATATCGAAAAAGAGTTGGGCATCAAAGTCAACTCTGACGCTTTGTTTGATATTCAAATCAAACGTATCCACGAATACAAACGCCAAGCCTTGAACGTGATGCACATTGTCGACCGTTACAACAAAATCTTGGAAAACCCGGATGCTGATTGGCAGCCACGCGTGTTTATCTTTGCCGGTAAAGCCGCTTCGGCTTATTACATGGCGAAGAAAATCATTCGCTTGATTAACGATGTGGCCAAAATCATCAACAACGACAGCCGCATCCGCGACTTGATTAAAGTGGTGTACATCCCGAACTACAGCGTGAGCTTGGCGCAAATCATCATTCCTGCCGCCGACTTGCACGAGCAAATCTCATTGGCCGGTACCGAAGCATCAGGCACCAGTAACATGAAATTCGCTTTGAATGGCGCGATTTGTATGGGTACTTTGGATGGCGCCAACGTTGAAATTCTGGATAAAGTTGGTGCGGAACACTGCTACATCTTCGGTAACACTGTTGAACAAGTGGAAGAAATCCGCCGCAATGACTACGATCCATTGAGCTACATCGAGCAAGACCATGACTTGCGCCGTGTGGTCAACCAAATCAGCCACGGCACCTTCTCACCGGAAGAGCCGACCCGCTACAACGATGTTTTGCAGCCTAATGGTGACCATTACCAATTGATGGCCGACTTCCGCAGCTACATCGACACGCAAGCCAAAGCAGATGCGCATTTCAAAGACAAAGCCGCTTGGAACCGCTCTGCCTTGATTAACATTGCCAATATGGGCTTCTTCTCGTCAGACCGCTCGATTGCTGATTATTGTCGCGATATTTGGTACATCAAACCGTTGACTGAAGAAGAGTTGCCACATCGTGCCTAA
- the tig gene encoding trigger factor: MSVTVETLENLERKVIVSLPWAEINAETDKRLKQTQRRVKIDGFRPGKAPLKMVAQMYGASAQNDVMNELVQRAFYDIAVSENLKVAGFPRFEGVEEQDDQESFKIAAIFEVFPEVVIGDLSAQEVEKVTANVGDAEVDQTVEILRKQRTRYNHVEREAKNDDRVIIDFEGKIDGELFEGGSSKNYAFVLGAGQMLPEFEAGVVGMKAGESKDVEVNFPEEYHGKEVAGKTAVFTITLNNVSEPTLPEVDADFAKALGIADGDVAKMREEVKKNVGREVERRIQDQTKDSVMEALLKASELQVPNALVNEEATRLANEMKQNFVNQGMADAANLDLPIDMFKEQAERRVSLGLILAKVVEENKLEPTEEQIKAVVANFAESYEDPQEVIDWYYGDESRLQGPTSLAVESNVVDFVLGKAKVTEKTLSFDEVMGAQA, encoded by the coding sequence ATGAGCGTAACTGTAGAAACTTTAGAAAACTTGGAACGCAAAGTAATTGTGTCTCTGCCTTGGGCTGAAATCAACGCAGAAACCGACAAACGTTTGAAACAAACCCAACGCCGCGTAAAAATCGACGGCTTCCGTCCGGGCAAAGCCCCATTGAAAATGGTTGCGCAAATGTACGGCGCAAGCGCGCAAAACGATGTGATGAACGAATTGGTTCAACGTGCATTCTACGACATCGCGGTAAGCGAAAACCTGAAAGTAGCCGGTTTCCCACGTTTTGAAGGCGTGGAAGAGCAAGACGACCAAGAATCTTTCAAAATCGCTGCGATTTTTGAAGTATTTCCTGAAGTCGTAATTGGCGACTTGTCTGCACAAGAAGTTGAAAAAGTAACGGCCAACGTTGGCGATGCCGAAGTTGACCAAACAGTTGAAATCCTGCGCAAACAACGTACCCGCTACAACCACGTTGAGCGCGAAGCGAAAAACGACGACCGCGTAATCATCGATTTTGAAGGCAAAATCGACGGCGAATTGTTTGAAGGCGGTTCTTCTAAAAACTACGCATTCGTATTGGGCGCGGGTCAAATGTTGCCTGAATTCGAAGCAGGCGTTGTGGGCATGAAAGCCGGCGAAAGCAAAGACGTTGAAGTAAACTTCCCTGAAGAATACCACGGCAAAGAAGTGGCCGGTAAAACTGCCGTGTTCACCATCACTTTGAACAACGTTTCTGAGCCGACCTTGCCGGAAGTGGACGCTGATTTCGCTAAAGCCCTGGGCATTGCAGACGGCGATGTGGCTAAAATGCGTGAAGAAGTGAAGAAAAATGTTGGTCGCGAAGTTGAGCGCCGCATTCAAGACCAAACCAAAGATTCTGTAATGGAAGCTTTATTGAAAGCATCTGAATTGCAAGTGCCTAACGCTTTGGTAAACGAAGAAGCTACCCGCTTGGCCAACGAAATGAAACAAAACTTCGTAAACCAAGGCATGGCTGATGCTGCCAACTTGGATTTGCCAATCGACATGTTCAAAGAGCAAGCCGAGCGCCGCGTATCTTTGGGCTTGATTTTGGCTAAAGTGGTTGAAGAAAACAAACTGGAACCAACTGAAGAGCAAATCAAAGCCGTTGTGGCCAACTTTGCTGAAAGCTACGAAGATCCACAAGAAGTCATCGACTGGTACTACGGCGACGAAAGCCGCTTGCAAGGCCCGACTTCTTTGGCCGTTGAAAGCAACGTGGTTGACTTCGTATTGGGCAAAGCCAAAGTTACTGAAAAAACCTTGTCATTTGACGAAGTAATGGGCGCACAAGCCTAA
- the clpP gene encoding ATP-dependent Clp endopeptidase proteolytic subunit ClpP has translation MTPDIQNYLVPTVIEQSGRGERAFDIYSRLLKERIVFLVGPVTDESANLVVAQLLFLESENPDKDIYFYINSPGGSVTAGMSIYDTMNFIKPNVSTLCLGQAASMGAFLLSAGEKGKRFALPNSRIMIHQPLIHGGLSGQASDIEIHAKELIKIKEKLNRLLAKHCDRDLADLQRDTDRDNYMSADEAKEYGLIDQVLESREALLAETN, from the coding sequence ATGACTCCAGACATTCAAAACTATCTCGTTCCCACCGTTATCGAACAAAGCGGCCGTGGCGAACGCGCTTTCGATATTTATTCCCGCTTGCTGAAAGAGCGCATTGTATTTTTAGTCGGCCCCGTAACCGACGAATCTGCCAATCTGGTGGTGGCGCAATTGCTGTTTTTAGAAAGCGAAAATCCGGATAAGGATATTTATTTCTACATCAATTCCCCGGGCGGCTCGGTTACCGCAGGCATGTCGATTTACGACACCATGAATTTCATTAAGCCTAACGTATCGACTTTGTGTTTGGGTCAGGCTGCCAGTATGGGCGCATTCTTGCTGTCTGCCGGCGAAAAAGGCAAACGCTTTGCCCTGCCAAATAGCCGCATCATGATTCACCAACCATTGATTCACGGCGGCTTATCCGGCCAAGCATCCGACATCGAAATCCATGCCAAAGAGCTGATTAAGATTAAAGAAAAACTCAACCGTTTGCTGGCGAAACATTGCGACCGCGATTTGGCTGATTTGCAACGCGATACCGACCGCGACAATTACATGTCTGCCGATGAAGCCAAAGAATACGGCTTAATCGACCAAGTATTGGAAAGCCGCGAAGCATTGTTGGCAGAAACCAACTAA